A stretch of the Leguminivora glycinivorella isolate SPB_JAAS2020 chromosome 2, LegGlyc_1.1, whole genome shotgun sequence genome encodes the following:
- the LOC125238663 gene encoding uncharacterized protein K02A2.6-like, whose product MLSAGVIEPVDASDWATPLVPIRKPDGSLRLCADYKVTLNKVLLVDKYPVPRLEDVFSSLSGSTYFTKLDLSQAYSQVVLDDESKKYTVINTHRGLFSYNRLVFGLASSPGIFQRLMSTLLQGMDNVVVFYDDILITGSNLKQHLITVNTVLDRLQAHGLKLKKEKCVFLQDKVRYLGYVIDKSGLSVDKSKIKPILEMPYPSNVSQLRSFLGMVNFYAKFVKDLSNYLAPLHALLQKYTRWQWGEKQIDAFNRVKSMLSSAEVLAHYDPGLDVVVTSDASPFAVGAILAHRYADGSERPLAYASRALTAAERNYSQIHKEALSIYFAVKRFHQYLYGRRFSLRTDHKPLVSIFGPNVGVPSMTASRLQRWALCLSAYDFDIEYVKSEQNVADVLSRLIKAHKLSEVENEKREPEQTYLHFASDALLLDYKVLKNETKKDPLLSRVTSFILDGWPDAVDIEQLKPYFNRRNELYLELGVIMWGHRVVIPVGCQDKVIRELHETHMGVVKTKSLARSYAWFPGIDEAIERTCTACGVCAATASAPPAQAPRAWPWPERPWTRLHIDFLGPLAGIMYLVIVDACSKWTEVIKMASTTAAAVISKLREIWARFGIPRYTSSIGQWTSLY is encoded by the coding sequence CAAATATCCCGTTCCGAGATTAGAAGATGTGTTTAGTAGTCTTAGCggtagtacttattttaccaaactGGACCTGTCTCAAGCTTATTCGCAAGTAGTACTAGACGatgaatcaaaaaaatatactgTCATTAACACGCACCGAGGTTTATTTTCCTACAATAGATTGGTTTTTGGCTTGGCATCGAGCCCTGGTATTTTTCAAAGGTTAATGAGTACGCTGTTGCAGGGCATGGATAACGTTGTTGTGTTTTACGACGATATATTAATTACGGGAAGTAATTTAAAACAACATTTAATAACGGTAAATACAGTATTAGATAGATTGCAGGCGCATggcttaaaattaaaaaaggaaaaatgcGTATTTTTACAGGATAAAGTTAGGTATTTAGGGTACGTTATtgacaaaagtgggttaagtgtGGATAAATCTAAAATAAAGCCGATCTTAGAAATGCCATACCCCAGTAATGTTAGTCAACTTAGATCTTTTTTAGGCATGGTGAATTTTTACGCTAAATTTGTAAAGGATCTTAGTAACTATTTGGCGCCACTTCACGCGTTGTTACAAAAATATACTAGATGGCAGTGGGGAGAAAAACAGATAGACGCTTTTAACAGGGTAAAGAGTATGTTGTCAAGCGCCGAGGTGCTCGCGCACTACGACCCCGGCTTGGACGTGGTGGTCACGAGCGACGCTAGCCCCTTCGCAGTAGGGGCTATTTTGGCTCACCGTTACGCGGACGGCTCCGAGCGCCCTCTGGCGTACGCGTCGCGCGCGCTCACCGCGGCCGAGCGCAATTATAGCCAAATTCATAAAGAGGCGTTATCAATATACTTTGCAGTGAAACGCTTTCATCAATACTTGTATGGTAGGCGGTTTTCGTTGCGCACGGATCATAAGCCCTTGGTTAGTATTTTTGGACCGAATGTAGGTGTACCGAGTATGACAGCCAGTAGGTTACAGAGATGGGCTTTATGTTTATCGGCATATGATTTCGACATAGAATATGTGAAATCAGAACAAAACGTGGCTGACGTTTTATCAAGGCTTATTAAAGCGCATAAACTAAGTGAAGTGGAGAATGAGAAAAGAGAGCCCGAACAAACTTACCTTCACTTTGCGTCCGACGCCCTGTTATTAGATTACAAAGTGCTAAAGAATGAAACAAAAAAAGATCCGTTACTGTCTCGGGTAACTAGTTTTATTTTAGATGGGTGGCCAGATGCCGTAGATATTGAACAATTGAAACCGTATTTCAACCGTAGAAATGAACTTTATTTAGAACTTGGAGTCATTATGTGGGGTCACAGGGTGGTAATACCGGTGGGCTGCCAGGACAAGGTTATTAGGGAACTTCATGAAACACATATGGGGGTTGTAAAGACCAAATCTTTAGCGAGAAGTTATGCCTGGTTCCCGGGCATCGATGAAGCGATCGAGCGGACGTGCACGGCGTGCGGCGTGTGCGCGGCGACGGCCAGCGCGCCGCCGGCACAGGCCCCGCGCGCCTGGCCGTGGCCGGAGCGCCCGTGGACCAGGTTGCACATAGACTTTTTGGGGCCCCTCGCAGGTATTATGTACCTGGTAATAGTAGATGCGTGCTCTAAATGGACTGAAGTCATCAAAATGGCGAGTACCACTGCGGCCGCGGTCATCTCTAAGTTGCGAGAAATTTGGGCTAGATTTGGTATACCCAGGTATACAAGTAGTATCGGACAATGGACCTCCCTTTACTAG